From Oscillospiraceae bacterium, one genomic window encodes:
- a CDS encoding DUF975 family protein, giving the protein MWTRSLLKNNAKEMLKKHYWEVFLVCFILSIISSGISSVSSGMGSAGFNFNIDLSAPNSPFNNDMLPSEAVLGFLTVFIIALAVAGILFVISIAFNIFVAFPFSVGVNKYILNSYRDKNEFNDMIFCFKANRYIPTVKAMALRFLYEFLWSLLFIIPGIVKGYAYSMVPYILADNPQIGAKRAIELSQQMTKGEKGEIFILDLSFIGWYLLGTIVCCGLGTVFVVPYAMSTKAYLYMILRDKAIINGYCTYEELGFSAPTVDETTQENI; this is encoded by the coding sequence ATGTGGACGAGAAGTTTATTAAAAAACAATGCAAAGGAAATGCTTAAAAAGCATTATTGGGAGGTTTTCCTTGTATGCTTTATACTTAGTATAATAAGCTCGGGAATATCTTCGGTTTCTTCGGGAATGGGCAGTGCAGGCTTTAATTTTAATATTGATTTATCAGCCCCGAATTCCCCCTTTAACAACGATATGCTTCCCTCCGAAGCTGTTTTAGGCTTTTTAACGGTTTTTATTATAGCACTTGCAGTTGCCGGTATACTTTTTGTTATATCTATTGCCTTTAATATTTTTGTTGCTTTTCCTTTTTCGGTGGGTGTAAATAAATATATTTTAAATTCATATAGAGATAAAAATGAATTTAACGATATGATATTTTGCTTTAAGGCAAACAGATATATTCCTACTGTCAAGGCTATGGCGCTGAGATTTTTATATGAGTTTTTATGGTCGCTTCTTTTTATAATTCCCGGTATAGTAAAAGGCTACGCTTATTCAATGGTACCTTACATACTTGCCGACAATCCTCAAATAGGAGCTAAAAGAGCCATTGAACTGAGTCAGCAGATGACAAAGGGCGAAAAAGGGGAAATTTTTATACTTGATTTATCCTTTATCGGCTGGTATCTTTTAGGTACAATAGTTTGTTGCGGCTTAGGTACTGTTTTTGTTGTTCCTTATGCGATGTCAACAAAAGCATATTTGTATATGATACTCAGAGATAAAGCCATAATAAACGGCTACTGTACTTATGAGGAATTAGGATTTTCTGCTCCAACGGTTGATGAAACCACACAAGAAAATATTTAA
- a CDS encoding UDP-N-acetylglucosamine 2-epimerase (non-hydrolyzing), whose protein sequence is MEIRTDYLDVKFKNDGRLKLLIIVGTRPEIIRLAAVIDKCRKYFDCILAHTGQNYDYNLNGVFFKDLKLKNPEVYMDAVGDDLGATVGNIINCSYKLMTQIKPDALLILGDTNSCLSAISAKRLHIPIFHMEAGNRCKDECLPEETNRRIVDIISDVNLAYSEHARRYLAECGLPKERTYVTGSPMAEVLHNNLKDIEASDVLKRLGLEEKKYILLSAHREENIDTEKNFLSLFTAINKLAEKYDMPILYSCHPRSKKRLEESGFKLDSRVIRNEPLGFHDYNKLQMNAFAVVSDSGTLPEESSFFTSIGKPFPAVCIRTSTERPEALDKACFVLAGIDEKSLLQAVTTAIDLNEQGYDGIPVPDYTDENVSTKVVKIIQSYTGIIDKMVWRKY, encoded by the coding sequence ATGGAAATAAGAACAGACTATTTAGATGTTAAATTTAAAAATGACGGCAGACTCAAGCTTCTTATAATTGTAGGAACACGCCCCGAAATTATAAGGCTTGCGGCAGTAATTGATAAATGCAGAAAATATTTTGACTGTATTCTTGCCCATACGGGACAAAACTACGACTACAATCTCAACGGAGTATTCTTTAAAGACCTTAAGCTTAAAAATCCCGAAGTGTATATGGACGCAGTGGGCGACGATTTAGGCGCTACGGTAGGTAATATCATCAACTGCTCTTATAAGCTTATGACTCAGATAAAGCCCGATGCTCTTTTGATTTTGGGTGATACTAATTCCTGTCTTTCCGCTATCAGTGCAAAAAGGCTTCATATTCCCATTTTCCATATGGAAGCGGGAAATCGCTGTAAGGACGAATGTCTGCCCGAAGAAACAAACCGCAGAATAGTAGACATTATATCCGATGTAAATCTTGCATATTCAGAGCACGCAAGAAGATATCTTGCAGAGTGCGGCTTGCCTAAAGAAAGAACTTATGTAACAGGCTCACCTATGGCAGAGGTTTTGCACAACAATTTAAAGGATATCGAGGCCTCTGATGTGCTTAAAAGATTAGGGCTTGAAGAGAAAAAATATATTCTCCTTTCTGCGCACAGAGAAGAGAATATTGATACAGAGAAAAACTTTTTATCTCTCTTTACAGCTATAAATAAGCTTGCTGAAAAGTACGATATGCCCATTCTTTATTCCTGTCATCCCAGAAGCAAAAAAAGATTAGAGGAAAGCGGCTTTAAGCTTGACAGCAGAGTTATAAGAAACGAGCCTTTAGGCTTCCACGATTATAACAAGCTTCAGATGAACGCTTTTGCCGTTGTTTCTGACAGCGGAACATTACCCGAAGAGAGCAGCTTCTTTACAAGTATCGGAAAGCCTTTCCCTGCAGTATGTATCCGTACATCTACCGAAAGGCCTGAAGCTCTTGATAAGGCATGCTTTGTGTTGGCAGGCATTGACGAAAAATCCCTCCTTCAAGCCGTTACAACTGCTATTGACTTAAACGAGCAAGGTTACGACGGAATACCTGTGCCCGATTATACAGACGAAAATGTATCTACAAAGGTTGTAAAGATAATTCAGTCCTATACAGGTATAATTGATAAAATGGTGTGGAGAAAATATTGA
- a CDS encoding acyltransferase: MKIRSIYRMLYKKIVGALKPIKYAQKVGVNIKGRLYIYGRVEWSTEPWIITVGDNVHITNGVKFITHDGGTLLYRHKVPDLEITKPITVGNDVYFGNDVIVLPGVTIGNNVIIGAGAVVTKDIPDNSVAVGVPAKVIKSADEYFEKLQKESLHLGHLKGEEKDLALKKHFGYTGNSKGIFF; this comes from the coding sequence ATGAAAATAAGAAGCATATACCGTATGCTGTATAAAAAGATAGTTGGAGCTTTGAAGCCTATAAAATATGCTCAAAAAGTGGGCGTTAATATTAAAGGAAGGCTATATATTTACGGAAGAGTTGAGTGGAGCACAGAGCCGTGGATAATAACTGTCGGGGACAATGTTCACATAACAAACGGAGTTAAATTTATCACTCACGACGGAGGTACTCTTCTTTACAGACATAAGGTGCCCGATTTGGAAATAACAAAGCCTATCACTGTGGGAAATGACGTATATTTCGGGAATGATGTAATTGTTCTTCCGGGGGTAACAATCGGAAACAATGTTATTATAGGTGCAGGCGCAGTTGTAACTAAGGATATTCCCGACAACTCTGTTGCTGTGGGAGTTCCTGCTAAAGTTATTAAAAGTGCCGATGAATATTTTGAAAAGCTTCAGAAAGAGTCCTTGCATTTGGGACATTTAAAAGGCGAGGAAAAGGATTTAGCGTTGAAAAAGCATTTTGGATATACAGGAAATTCAAAAGGAATATTTTTTTAA
- a CDS encoding capsular polysaccharide biosynthesis protein CapF encodes MKILVTGSAGFVGKNLVEALKAIKEGKDRTRPQITVDEIFEFDIDTDISLLDSYCKEADFIFNLAGVNRPQNQEEFMQGNFGFASTLLEALKKHNNTCPVMLSSSLQATLIGRYDGEYGRSKKAGEELFFEYSEKSGAKVLVYRFPNLFGKWCRPNYNSAVATFCNNIANDLPITVNDREIELELLYIDDLVQEMLDALEGKEHHCEFDGIQTILKEDGKYCAVPVTHKVTLGEIVDLLECFKAQPQTLIMPEIPKNSFAKKLYSTYLSYLPEDKVAFPLKMNKDDRGSFTELLKTADCGQFSINISKPGITKGQHWHHSKWEFFIVVSGKGLIQQRKIGTDKVLNFEVSGDKIEAVHMLPGYTHNIINLSDTENLVTVMWANEQFEPEHPDTFFEVVE; translated from the coding sequence ATGAAAATTCTTGTAACAGGCTCAGCAGGCTTTGTGGGTAAAAATCTTGTGGAGGCTCTGAAGGCAATTAAAGAGGGAAAGGACCGTACACGCCCCCAAATTACCGTTGATGAGATTTTTGAATTTGATATTGATACAGATATTTCACTGTTGGACAGCTACTGTAAAGAGGCTGATTTTATCTTTAATCTTGCAGGAGTAAACCGTCCTCAAAATCAAGAGGAGTTTATGCAGGGTAATTTCGGCTTTGCAAGTACTTTGCTGGAAGCTTTAAAAAAACATAACAACACCTGTCCCGTTATGCTTTCGTCTTCTTTGCAGGCAACCCTTATAGGCAGATATGACGGTGAGTATGGAAGAAGCAAAAAAGCGGGGGAAGAGCTGTTTTTTGAGTACAGCGAAAAATCAGGTGCAAAGGTATTGGTATACCGTTTCCCCAATCTTTTCGGCAAATGGTGCAGACCTAATTACAATTCAGCGGTGGCAACCTTCTGCAACAATATCGCAAATGATTTGCCCATAACGGTAAATGACAGGGAAATAGAGCTTGAACTTCTTTACATTGATGATTTGGTACAAGAGATGCTTGATGCTTTGGAAGGTAAAGAGCATCACTGCGAATTTGACGGTATACAAACTATTTTAAAAGAAGACGGAAAATACTGTGCCGTACCTGTTACACATAAGGTAACCTTAGGAGAAATTGTAGATTTACTTGAATGCTTTAAAGCACAGCCGCAGACTCTTATAATGCCTGAGATTCCCAAAAACAGCTTTGCTAAAAAGCTTTATTCTACATATCTTTCCTATTTGCCCGAGGATAAGGTAGCTTTTCCTTTAAAGATGAATAAAGATGACAGAGGAAGTTTTACAGAGCTTTTAAAAACTGCTGACTGCGGTCAGTTTTCAATAAACATTTCAAAGCCGGGAATTACAAAGGGCCAGCACTGGCATCACAGCAAATGGGAATTTTTTATTGTAGTTTCGGGCAAAGGACTTATTCAGCAGAGAAAAATAGGCACTGATAAGGTGCTTAATTTTGAGGTGAGCGGGGACAAAATAGAGGCAGTTCATATGCTTCCCGGATATACGCATAACATTATAAATCTTTCCGATACAGAAAATCTTGTTACGGTGATGTGGGCAAACGAGCAGTTTGAGCCTGAGCATCCCGATACATTTTTTGAGGTGGTAGAATGA
- a CDS encoding NAD-dependent epimerase/dehydratase family protein, producing the protein MSLFTNKTLLITGGTGSFGNVVLNRFLKTDIGEIRILSRDEKKQDDMRHEFQVRDPEASEKLKFYIGDVRDLQSVKNAMHDVDYVFHAAALKQVPSCEFFPIEAVKTNVLGTENVLTAAIEAGVSNVICLSTDKAAYPVNAMGTSKAMMEKVVVAKSRTVSPEKTKICCTRYGNVMCSRGSVIPLWIEQIKNNQPITITEPSMTRFIMSLDEAVDLVLFAFENGTSGDILVQKAPACTILTQAQAVCELFGGDKDNIKIIGIRHGEKMYETLLTNEECANAVDMGDFYRVPSDKRGLNYDKYFNQGDIERNKLTEFNSNNTELLDVEQVKKKLLSLEYIRNQLEAMGIEY; encoded by the coding sequence ATGTCTTTATTTACAAATAAAACCTTATTAATTACAGGCGGAACAGGCTCTTTCGGAAATGTGGTGCTTAACCGTTTTCTGAAAACAGATATAGGCGAAATCCGTATTCTTTCCCGTGACGAGAAAAAGCAGGACGATATGCGCCACGAGTTCCAGGTGAGAGACCCTGAGGCTTCTGAAAAATTAAAGTTTTATATAGGCGATGTGAGAGACCTTCAGTCAGTCAAAAACGCTATGCACGATGTTGACTATGTTTTTCACGCAGCGGCTTTAAAGCAGGTTCCTTCCTGTGAGTTTTTCCCCATTGAAGCGGTTAAAACCAACGTTTTAGGTACTGAAAATGTGCTGACAGCGGCTATTGAAGCGGGAGTAAGTAACGTTATATGTCTTTCTACCGACAAGGCGGCTTACCCTGTAAATGCTATGGGAACCTCAAAGGCTATGATGGAAAAGGTCGTTGTAGCCAAATCCCGTACAGTTTCACCCGAAAAAACAAAAATTTGCTGTACCCGTTACGGCAACGTTATGTGCTCAAGAGGCTCGGTTATTCCTCTTTGGATTGAACAGATAAAAAACAATCAGCCCATAACAATTACAGAGCCCTCAATGACTCGATTTATTATGAGTCTTGACGAGGCTGTTGACCTTGTTCTTTTTGCTTTTGAAAATGGTACAAGCGGAGATATTCTCGTTCAAAAAGCGCCCGCCTGCACAATTCTTACACAGGCACAGGCTGTATGCGAGCTTTTCGGCGGAGATAAGGACAATATTAAAATTATCGGTATCCGCCACGGCGAAAAAATGTATGAAACTCTCCTCACCAACGAAGAGTGCGCCAACGCTGTGGATATGGGCGATTTTTACCGTGTTCCCTCTGACAAGAGAGGTCTTAACTACGATAAATATTTTAATCAGGGAGATATAGAAAGAAACAAGCTTACGGAATTTAATTCCAACAATACAGAGCTTCTTGATGTTGAACAGGTTAAAAAGAAGCTTCTCTCTCTTGAATATATCAGAAATCAGCTTGAAGCTATGGGCATTGAATATTGA
- the rfbB gene encoding dTDP-glucose 4,6-dehydratase, with the protein MKSVLVTGGAGFIGSNFIYHMLDKYEDYKIICVDCLTYAGNMSTLAKAMENKNFKFYKTNICDREGIYKIFEVEKPDIVVNFAAESHVDRSIENPEVFLQTNILGTQVMMDACRKYGIERYHQVSTDEVYGDLPLDRPDLFFTEETPIHTSSPYSSSKAAADLLVQAYYRTYDLPVTISRCSNNYGPYHFPEKLIPLMIANCLNDKPLPVYGKGENIRDWLYVEDHCRAIDLIIHKGRVGEVYNVGGHNEMANIDIVKLICKELGKPETLIKYVTDRKGHDMRYAIDPTKIHSELGWLPETKFAVGIKKTIEWYLNNREWWETIISGEYQNYYDKMYKNR; encoded by the coding sequence ATGAAAAGTGTTTTAGTAACGGGCGGCGCCGGCTTTATAGGCTCAAATTTTATTTATCATATGCTTGATAAATACGAGGATTATAAAATAATTTGCGTCGATTGTCTTACATATGCGGGAAATATGTCAACTCTTGCAAAGGCTATGGAGAATAAAAACTTTAAGTTTTATAAAACAAACATATGCGACCGTGAGGGTATATATAAAATATTTGAAGTTGAAAAGCCCGATATAGTTGTCAACTTTGCAGCGGAGAGCCACGTTGACCGTTCCATTGAAAACCCCGAGGTTTTTTTACAGACTAATATTCTGGGCACACAGGTTATGATGGACGCTTGCCGTAAATACGGTATAGAACGTTATCATCAGGTTTCTACCGATGAGGTTTACGGAGATTTACCTCTTGACAGACCCGATTTGTTTTTTACCGAGGAAACTCCTATTCATACAAGCTCCCCCTACAGCAGCTCAAAGGCGGCGGCAGACCTTCTTGTGCAGGCATATTACCGCACATATGATTTACCTGTTACAATAAGCCGTTGCTCCAATAACTACGGACCTTATCATTTTCCCGAAAAGCTTATTCCTCTTATGATTGCAAACTGTCTTAACGATAAGCCTCTTCCCGTATACGGAAAGGGAGAGAATATAAGAGATTGGCTTTATGTAGAGGACCATTGCAGAGCAATAGATTTAATTATTCACAAAGGCAGAGTGGGTGAGGTTTACAACGTAGGTGGCCACAATGAAATGGCAAACATAGACATTGTAAAGCTTATATGCAAGGAATTAGGCAAGCCCGAAACTCTTATTAAATATGTAACTGACCGAAAAGGCCACGATATGAGATACGCCATTGACCCTACAAAAATTCACAGCGAATTGGGTTGGCTTCCCGAAACAAAATTTGCTGTGGGAATAAAAAAGACGATAGAATGGTATCTTAACAACAGAGAATGGTGGGAAACCATAATTTCGGGCGAATATCAGAATTACTACGATAAAATGTATAAAAACAGATAA